The following coding sequences lie in one Cannabis sativa cultivar Pink pepper isolate KNU-18-1 chromosome 5, ASM2916894v1, whole genome shotgun sequence genomic window:
- the LOC115715583 gene encoding uncharacterized protein LOC115715583 yields the protein MFISKLSRVGVWMVKELCRGKSRTLTSAGYTHRPSSHYLQTLSEAKVSRGAIFQKHRLFSSVNSAPSEEGSEPEEEISVTFVDKDGDEKLIKVPVGMSMLEAAHENDIELEGACEASLACSTCHVIVMDMEYYNKLEDPTDEENDMLDLAFGLTETSRLGCQVIAKPELDGVRLAIPSATRNFAVDGYVPKPH from the exons ATGTTCATTTCTAAACTTTCAAGAGTTGGTGTTTGGATGGTTAAAGAGCTTTGTAGAG GAAAATCTAGAACCCTAACTAGTGCTGGATATACACACAGACCTTCTAGCCATTACTTGCAAACACTG TCAGAAGCTAAGGTTTCAAGGGGAGCAATCTTTCAAAAGCATCGTCTTTTTTCTTCAGTAAATAGCGCCCCTTCGGAGGAAGGGAGTGAGCCGGAGGAAGA GATTTCTGTGACATTTGTTGATAAGGATGGTGATGAGAAGCTCATTAAAGTTCCAGTTGGAATGTCTATGCTAGAAGCTGCTCATGAAAATGACATTGAACTTGAAG GAGCTTGTGAAGCCTCACTTGCATGCTCAACATGTCATGTGATTGTTATG GATATGGAGTACTACAATAAATTAGAAGACCCAACTGATGAGGAGAATGACATGTTGGATCTAGCTTTTGGACTTACCGAAAC GTCTCGTCTGGGCTGTCAAGTAATTGCAAAACCCGAACTAGATGGAGTCCGGTTAGCTATTCCTAGCGCTACTCGGAACTTTGCTGTTGATGGGTATGTTCCAAAACCACACTAG